The following proteins come from a genomic window of Streptomyces sp. NBC_00539:
- a CDS encoding helix-turn-helix domain-containing protein: MPGPKNLDPSSSPRALLGAELRVARERAGLTQAELAERLFVSGSFIGQLEAGTRRMHLDVARQIDEILHTDGFFARNCEAAAKSKYPDHFAAAAEAEALAKTIREYAPLIVPGLLQTEAYARAVFRAYQPTAAEDVIDELVRNRLDRAALLGDPTTPMFWCVLDEAILRRSGDDPSILAEALRHIASLIRSHRIVVQVLPFSAGPHASLAGTLKLMSFDDAPPLAYVTGLGTGQLFDDPATVAQHTLTYDLLMANALSPRESLALIESVAEEYENDQNA, from the coding sequence ATGCCGGGACCAAAGAACCTCGACCCCTCCTCCTCACCCCGCGCCCTCCTGGGCGCGGAACTCCGAGTCGCCCGCGAACGCGCGGGCCTCACTCAGGCCGAACTGGCCGAACGACTTTTCGTCAGCGGCTCGTTCATCGGCCAGCTCGAAGCCGGGACGCGCCGGATGCACCTCGATGTCGCCCGCCAGATAGACGAGATCCTCCACACGGACGGCTTCTTCGCCCGCAACTGCGAGGCCGCGGCCAAGTCCAAGTACCCGGACCACTTCGCGGCGGCGGCCGAGGCGGAGGCGCTGGCGAAGACCATCCGGGAGTACGCGCCGCTGATCGTCCCGGGTCTGTTGCAGACGGAGGCGTACGCGCGGGCCGTGTTCCGCGCGTACCAGCCGACGGCGGCGGAGGACGTGATCGACGAGCTGGTACGGAACCGCCTGGACCGGGCGGCGCTGCTCGGCGATCCAACAACCCCCATGTTCTGGTGCGTGCTTGACGAGGCGATCCTGCGCCGGAGCGGGGACGACCCGTCGATCCTCGCCGAGGCCCTGCGTCACATCGCGAGTCTGATCCGGTCACACCGGATCGTCGTGCAGGTGCTGCCGTTCAGCGCGGGCCCCCACGCTTCATTGGCGGGCACCCTCAAACTGATGTCCTTCGACGACGCTCCCCCGCTCGCGTATGTCACAGGGCTCGGGACGGGCCAGCTGTTCGACGATCCGGCCACGGTGGCCCAACACACCCTGACCTACGATCTCCTCATGGCCAACGCGCTCTCTCCGCGGGAGTCGCTAGCCCTGATCGAGTCGGTGGCGGAGGAGTACGAAAATGACCAGAACGCCTGA
- a CDS encoding DUF397 domain-containing protein: MTRTPEYDLSAAIWHKSSYSAGDGGDCLEMATWRKSTHSGGDGGDCLEVSDGHPAIVPVRDSKQPEGPHVVFRAQAWAHFVGSLRDRW, from the coding sequence ATGACCAGAACGCCTGAGTACGACCTGTCGGCAGCCATCTGGCACAAGTCCAGCTACAGCGCCGGCGATGGCGGCGACTGCCTGGAGATGGCGACCTGGCGGAAGTCCACCCACAGCGGAGGCGACGGCGGCGACTGCCTCGAAGTCTCCGACGGCCACCCCGCCATCGTCCCCGTCCGGGACTCCAAGCAGCCCGAAGGCCCGCACGTGGTGTTCCGCGCGCAGGCCTGGGCCCACTTCGTGGGATCGCTCAGAGACCGTTGGTGA
- a CDS encoding S8 family peptidase, translating into MRLLARVTTAALLAMTPALTGSASAAAPEPTPAPLIASTDAVPGQYIVTLDKGVDAAALTRKLGLRPRFMYRHAINGFAVPMTRLQLEAARKTVGVKTVEEDTRISAVSDGSDDDGRAMSSPTSLWGLDRIDQRTLPLDDDFTTKGNGAGVTAYILDTGIDYDHDEFDGRATFGFDAVGDGRQGMDCQGHGTHVAGTVGGKTYGVARKTNLVAVRVLGCDGTGSYSGIIAGMDWVANNAKQPAVLNASLGGPWSEAVNNAANALSDRGVLPVVAAGNSSEDACNVSPASADRVVTVAASNRWDEETSFSNYGRCVSIYAPGQDITSAKLGGGSVALNGTSMASPHVTGVAVLYKQAHPAATPAEVADFLGDASTKDVLTSVSPASPNRLLFTNGL; encoded by the coding sequence ATGCGCCTGCTCGCCCGTGTGACGACCGCCGCCCTGCTCGCCATGACCCCCGCCCTCACCGGCAGCGCGTCCGCGGCCGCCCCCGAGCCGACCCCGGCACCGCTGATCGCCTCGACGGACGCGGTACCCGGCCAGTACATCGTCACGCTGGACAAGGGCGTCGACGCGGCCGCGCTGACGAGGAAGCTGGGCCTGAGGCCCAGGTTCATGTACCGCCACGCCATCAACGGCTTCGCCGTGCCGATGACCCGGCTCCAGCTGGAGGCCGCACGGAAGACCGTCGGGGTGAAGACGGTCGAGGAGGACACGAGGATCTCGGCCGTGTCGGACGGCTCGGACGACGACGGGCGGGCGATGAGCTCCCCGACGTCGCTCTGGGGCCTGGACCGGATCGACCAGAGGACGCTGCCGCTCGACGATGACTTCACCACCAAGGGCAACGGCGCCGGGGTGACGGCGTACATCCTGGACACCGGCATCGACTACGACCACGACGAGTTCGACGGCCGCGCGACCTTCGGCTTCGACGCCGTCGGCGACGGCAGGCAGGGCATGGACTGCCAGGGCCACGGCACGCACGTCGCGGGAACGGTCGGCGGCAAGACGTATGGGGTCGCGCGCAAGACCAACCTGGTCGCCGTCCGCGTCCTGGGCTGCGACGGCACGGGCTCCTACTCGGGCATCATCGCCGGCATGGACTGGGTCGCGAACAACGCCAAGCAGCCCGCGGTACTGAACGCCTCCCTCGGCGGCCCCTGGTCCGAGGCGGTCAACAACGCCGCGAACGCCCTCTCCGACCGGGGGGTCCTGCCCGTCGTCGCGGCGGGCAACAGCTCCGAGGACGCGTGCAACGTCTCGCCCGCGTCCGCCGACCGCGTGGTGACGGTGGCGGCGAGCAACAGGTGGGACGAGGAGACGAGCTTCTCCAACTACGGTCGCTGCGTCAGCATCTACGCGCCCGGCCAGGACATCACCTCCGCGAAGCTCGGCGGCGGCAGCGTGGCCCTGAACGGTACGTCCATGGCCTCGCCGCACGTCACCGGCGTCGCGGTGCTCTACAAGCAGGCGCACCCGGCCGCGACCCCGGCGGAGGTCGCGGACTTCCTGGGCGACGCGTCCACGAAGGACGTCCTGACCAGCGTCAGCCCGGCCAGCCCCAACCGGCTGCTGTTCACCAACGGTCTCTGA
- a CDS encoding protease inhibitor I9 family protein, translated as MRSRPSGTRRAAVAVTVLAAVAALPVTATAAAPHDPAPLAAHPAPAEWPTYVVTVRRGMDPAMVAGHHGIRPVHVFRTAMNGFAAPLSPDQVAGLRANPLVESVEEDGVGSSFGTPA; from the coding sequence ATGCGCTCTCGACCGAGTGGGACCCGCCGGGCGGCCGTCGCCGTCACCGTCCTCGCCGCCGTGGCCGCCCTGCCGGTCACCGCCACCGCCGCCGCCCCCCATGACCCCGCGCCCCTTGCCGCCCACCCGGCTCCGGCCGAGTGGCCGACGTACGTGGTGACCGTCCGCAGGGGCATGGACCCTGCCATGGTGGCGGGCCACCACGGGATCAGGCCCGTGCACGTCTTCCGCACCGCGATGAACGGCTTCGCCGCCCCGCTCTCCCCCGACCAGGTCGCCGGCCTGCGGGCGAACCCGCTCGTGGAGTCCGTCGAGGAGGACGGAGTCGGCTCCTCGTTCGGTACGCCCGCCTGA
- a CDS encoding nuclear transport factor 2 family protein → MSDERDVFLAWARTRLRDAENALHDGDAGPRFAIWSRREPVSVMGAWKSAVGHEQVGALFHELAESFSDCTSYEHEIVAADVIGDMAYTTGYERTRVRVNGEPRRYVLRATQVYRREDGEWKVCHRHADTVETDQS, encoded by the coding sequence ATGAGCGACGAACGTGACGTGTTCCTCGCATGGGCGCGGACCCGACTGCGGGACGCCGAGAACGCCTTGCACGACGGGGACGCCGGGCCGCGCTTCGCGATCTGGTCCCGCCGCGAGCCGGTCTCGGTGATGGGGGCCTGGAAGTCGGCCGTCGGGCACGAGCAGGTCGGCGCGCTCTTCCACGAGCTGGCCGAGTCGTTCTCGGACTGCACCTCCTACGAGCACGAGATCGTCGCGGCCGACGTGATCGGCGACATGGCTTACACCACCGGCTACGAACGCACCCGGGTCCGCGTCAACGGCGAGCCGCGCCGGTACGTCCTGCGGGCGACCCAGGTCTACCGCCGCGAGGACGGCGAGTGGAAGGTCTGCCACCGCCACGCGGACACGGTGGAGACCGACCAGAGCTGA
- a CDS encoding alpha/beta hydrolase has translation MTRHHTPRRSTVRMAAGLLVGGLLAAPAQAQSRTGTSPSPSPGAPIGTAARTVGDARYEPGPCPRTPEPIEALKGARCGTLTVPENRAEPKGKTIRLGVAIVPAKSATPKPDPIVWLAGGPGDDAVGEAKMAIDGGLNRDRDVVFMSQRGTYSAEPNLLCPDIDEFNAKAVGLVYGAPSTERLHVAATKACRDRLAARGIDLGAYNDTESAADYEDLRNALGVKQWNLYGISYGTHLALVYMRLHPAGLRSVGLDGILPPSKGGSALTWSSARQGFDGLFKACADQPACNKRYPNLSATFDKLVRDLEAKPVTTTVTLPGSDKPVKVVLDGGALVTWMTSATHVAPQVPIALDELAHGKPQRIATQWAGGKLSPAAMGRVAHGLGYGVFCSEWTPYESQEQALRGGQAAFPSFPRSVQAQAPQLAFLRPDCDVWNVPAAAPSIRDVTRGDIPTLALSGSFDSQTGADNGPYVARTLSRAKVVTVPYEPHVVFATSKCAQEIAVSFFDDPAAPEPGCLKSLKPPAFETGS, from the coding sequence ATGACACGCCATCACACGCCCCGTCGGAGCACCGTGCGCATGGCGGCCGGTCTCCTCGTCGGCGGCCTGCTCGCAGCGCCCGCCCAGGCCCAGTCCCGCACCGGCACCAGCCCGAGCCCCAGCCCCGGGGCGCCGATCGGCACCGCCGCCCGCACGGTGGGCGACGCCCGCTACGAGCCGGGCCCCTGCCCCAGGACACCGGAACCGATCGAGGCGCTCAAGGGAGCCCGCTGCGGAACCCTCACCGTCCCCGAGAACCGGGCCGAGCCGAAGGGCAAGACGATCAGGCTCGGTGTCGCGATCGTCCCCGCCAAGTCCGCCACACCGAAACCCGACCCCATCGTGTGGCTGGCGGGCGGCCCCGGCGACGACGCGGTCGGCGAGGCGAAGATGGCGATCGACGGCGGCCTGAACCGCGACCGCGACGTGGTCTTCATGTCCCAGCGCGGTACGTACTCGGCCGAGCCGAACCTGCTGTGCCCCGACATCGACGAGTTCAACGCGAAAGCCGTCGGCCTCGTCTACGGCGCACCGTCCACCGAGCGCCTGCACGTCGCGGCCACGAAGGCCTGCCGCGACCGGTTGGCGGCCCGCGGCATCGACCTCGGCGCCTACAACGACACCGAGAGCGCCGCCGACTACGAGGACCTGCGCAACGCGCTCGGCGTCAAGCAGTGGAACCTGTACGGCATCTCCTACGGCACCCACCTGGCGCTCGTCTACATGCGCCTGCACCCGGCCGGGCTCCGCTCGGTGGGCCTCGACGGCATCCTGCCGCCCTCCAAGGGCGGCTCGGCCCTGACCTGGAGCAGCGCCCGGCAGGGCTTCGACGGCCTGTTCAAGGCATGTGCCGACCAGCCCGCCTGCAACAAGCGCTACCCGAACCTGTCGGCCACCTTCGACAAGCTGGTCCGCGACCTCGAAGCCAAGCCGGTCACGACCACCGTCACGCTCCCCGGCAGCGACAAGCCGGTGAAGGTCGTACTGGACGGCGGGGCGCTGGTGACCTGGATGACCTCCGCCACCCACGTGGCGCCCCAGGTCCCGATCGCACTGGACGAGCTGGCGCACGGCAAGCCCCAGCGGATCGCCACGCAGTGGGCGGGCGGCAAGCTCAGCCCGGCGGCCATGGGCAGGGTCGCGCACGGCCTCGGCTACGGCGTCTTCTGCAGCGAGTGGACGCCTTACGAGAGCCAGGAACAGGCGCTGCGGGGCGGACAGGCGGCGTTCCCGTCCTTCCCCCGGTCGGTGCAGGCCCAGGCCCCGCAGCTCGCCTTCCTGCGTCCTGACTGCGACGTCTGGAACGTCCCCGCGGCGGCGCCCTCGATCCGGGACGTCACGCGCGGCGACATCCCCACCCTCGCCCTGTCGGGCAGCTTCGACTCCCAGACCGGCGCGGACAACGGGCCGTACGTCGCCCGTACGCTGAGCAGGGCGAAGGTCGTCACCGTCCCCTACGAGCCGCACGTGGTGTTCGCGACCTCGAAGTGCGCCCAGGAGATCGCCGTCTCCTTCTTCGACGACCCGGCCGCACCGGAACCGGGATGCCTCAAGAGCCTCAAGCCGCCCGCGTTCGAGACCGGTTCCTGA
- a CDS encoding alpha/beta fold hydrolase: MPQHTLHAVTAAAALACLAAFGPVPAGAPAAAARATGSGPTPSTAAPRFVPGACPKTPEPVAALSKARCGLLEVPENRSRPGGRTIKLAVARIAAAAQKPAADPVVFMAGGPGADTFDDIPFLIDSGLNKDRELIVMAQRGNLYDQPNLACPEVDRFNAQAVGLGYDSQQAEQVMLKAVKDCRARLTAAGVDLSAYNTTENAADFADLRTALGIPRWNVYGYSYGSNLALTYLRLHPEGIRAVAIDSVTPPQVVTLPWAWGSTAEGIRNIFEACAAQPACKDRYPDLPRTLTEQVRKLEAHPLTLDVAPPNGGKPVKTVLDGGALLNLIVAFTPRPKDLPAALDELSRGNPERFAKARAAGSVQHVGMFAHGLTNSIACAEWAPGYAEPDVLKAGRKAFPGWPDTVLAQVPQLPFQYPVCGIWDVADRAEVQRVPTISPVPALLVSGTFDVKTGASWAEGVARNLSRSTAVQVPGIGHWVVPQSPCAQRVLASFFARPTAPDTSCVDGLEPEPFTIVPK, translated from the coding sequence ATGCCACAGCACACCCTCCACGCGGTGACCGCCGCGGCCGCTCTGGCCTGCCTGGCAGCGTTCGGCCCCGTACCGGCCGGTGCCCCGGCGGCAGCCGCCCGCGCGACCGGGTCCGGCCCGACGCCCAGCACGGCAGCCCCCCGGTTCGTGCCCGGCGCCTGCCCGAAGACGCCCGAGCCCGTCGCCGCGCTGAGCAAGGCGCGCTGTGGCCTCCTGGAGGTCCCCGAGAACCGCTCCCGCCCCGGCGGCCGAACCATCAAGCTGGCCGTGGCGCGCATTGCGGCGGCCGCGCAGAAGCCCGCCGCGGACCCCGTGGTGTTCATGGCGGGCGGCCCCGGCGCCGACACCTTCGACGACATCCCCTTCCTCATCGACTCCGGCCTGAACAAGGACCGCGAGCTGATCGTCATGGCCCAGCGCGGCAACCTGTACGACCAGCCGAACCTCGCCTGCCCGGAGGTCGACCGGTTCAACGCGCAGGCCGTGGGCCTGGGCTACGACTCGCAGCAGGCGGAGCAGGTCATGCTGAAGGCGGTGAAGGACTGCCGGGCCCGTCTGACGGCCGCCGGCGTCGACCTGAGCGCCTACAACACCACCGAGAACGCCGCCGACTTCGCCGACCTGCGCACCGCGCTGGGCATCCCCCGGTGGAACGTCTACGGGTACTCCTACGGCAGCAACCTGGCCCTCACCTACCTGCGCCTGCACCCCGAGGGGATCCGCGCGGTGGCGATCGACTCGGTGACACCTCCCCAGGTCGTGACCCTGCCGTGGGCGTGGGGCAGCACCGCCGAGGGCATCCGCAACATCTTCGAGGCGTGCGCGGCACAGCCCGCATGCAAGGACCGCTACCCGGACCTCCCCCGCACGCTGACGGAGCAGGTGCGCAAGCTGGAGGCCCACCCCCTGACCCTGGACGTCGCGCCGCCGAACGGCGGGAAGCCGGTCAAGACCGTCCTCGACGGGGGCGCGCTGCTGAACCTGATCGTCGCCTTCACCCCCCGGCCCAAGGACCTCCCGGCGGCGCTCGACGAGCTCAGCCGCGGGAACCCCGAGCGCTTCGCCAAGGCCCGCGCGGCCGGCTCGGTCCAGCACGTCGGCATGTTCGCGCACGGCCTGACGAACTCGATAGCGTGCGCCGAGTGGGCGCCGGGCTACGCGGAACCCGACGTGCTCAAGGCGGGGCGCAAGGCCTTCCCCGGGTGGCCCGACACGGTCCTGGCCCAGGTGCCGCAACTGCCCTTCCAGTACCCGGTGTGCGGAATCTGGGACGTTGCGGACCGCGCGGAGGTCCAGCGGGTGCCCACGATCAGCCCGGTCCCGGCGCTCCTGGTCTCCGGCACGTTCGACGTGAAGACCGGGGCGAGCTGGGCGGAGGGCGTGGCCCGCAACCTGTCCCGCTCGACCGCCGTGCAGGTCCCCGGGATCGGCCACTGGGTGGTCCCGCAGTCCCCCTGCGCGCAGCGCGTGCTGGCCTCGTTCTTCGCCCGTCCGACCGCTCCCGACACCTCGTGCGTGGACGGTCTCGAACCCGAACCGTTCACGATCGTCCCGAAGTAA
- a CDS encoding DUF4436 family protein gives MTPPSDTPPGPPPDPPRARRSGGSLLPVLLPIAVLIVVAVGVGSWLQFTERQAVDTVHAVGSSAADRVDVEAVVQSVDAKARELVLRVWVTPRGNLGEAEGAAPVADLSLATSGATQEDLEFKAHERLATTDTQVALTGGSISDYPFDTYETVIGFRAQLGGKQVPVRLLFSNNDTLFSASARPAPSRQEAALALRLSRSGSVLVFAVFMMVVMWALAASVLLGAWYLTTRGNGLVWPALAWMAATLFALSAFRGTAPGTPPIGCVLDWFAFLWAETVIALCLVTVVVTGVRTALRPEDDPGPTR, from the coding sequence ATGACCCCACCCTCGGACACGCCGCCCGGCCCACCCCCGGACCCGCCTCGCGCCCGCCGCTCCGGGGGGTCGCTCCTGCCGGTCCTGCTGCCCATCGCGGTGCTGATCGTGGTGGCGGTGGGCGTGGGCTCGTGGCTGCAGTTCACCGAGCGGCAGGCGGTCGACACGGTCCACGCCGTCGGTTCCTCGGCCGCCGACCGCGTGGACGTGGAGGCAGTCGTCCAGAGCGTCGACGCCAAGGCCAGGGAGCTGGTGCTGCGCGTCTGGGTCACCCCCCGCGGGAACCTCGGCGAGGCGGAGGGGGCCGCCCCGGTGGCCGACCTCAGTCTGGCCACCTCCGGCGCCACCCAGGAAGACCTGGAGTTCAAGGCGCACGAGCGGCTCGCGACCACGGACACTCAGGTCGCGCTCACGGGCGGGTCGATCAGCGACTACCCGTTCGACACCTACGAGACGGTGATCGGGTTCCGGGCGCAGCTGGGCGGCAAGCAGGTGCCCGTGCGCCTGCTGTTCTCCAACAACGACACGCTCTTCTCCGCCTCCGCCCGGCCGGCGCCCTCCCGGCAGGAGGCCGCCCTGGCGCTGAGGCTGTCCCGGTCGGGCAGCGTGCTCGTCTTCGCGGTCTTCATGATGGTGGTGATGTGGGCGCTCGCGGCGTCCGTGCTCCTCGGCGCCTGGTACCTGACGACCCGCGGCAACGGCCTGGTCTGGCCCGCCCTCGCCTGGATGGCCGCCACCCTGTTCGCCCTCTCGGCGTTCCGCGGCACCGCCCCCGGCACACCCCCGATCGGCTGCGTGCTGGACTGGTTCGCGTTCCTGTGGGCCGAGACCGTCATCGCCCTGTGCCTGGTCACCGTGGTCGTCACCGGCGTCCGCACCGCCCTGCGGCCCGAGGACGACCCCGGGCCCACCCGCTGA
- a CDS encoding beta-glucanase, translated as MNTDLLGWLGRLTSRLAPGGGGGAAVPGPRRAPVFTADFTSASQWVAGRSWAYPDGGPVNPGDNKLDHLVEDPAYSRSGVFRATRRPDGNWDTGLLTTEGSDEGFMVRTGDVLEARVRLPVELGAWPAIWTWRDGGQEIDVFEYHPDNPDLLELSNHVREAHRYHRDPSVRPGAWVDLRVEFGRNSVVWRVNGARVFSDRRGVGRGWRAYLIVNLSVCAGNYHPAPEPEVSEMSYEVSELHVYRDAS; from the coding sequence ATGAACACGGACCTGCTCGGCTGGCTGGGGCGCCTGACGTCCCGCCTCGCCCCGGGAGGCGGTGGCGGAGCGGCGGTGCCCGGACCCCGCCGCGCCCCCGTCTTCACCGCCGACTTCACCTCCGCCTCCCAGTGGGTGGCAGGCCGCTCCTGGGCGTATCCCGACGGCGGCCCCGTCAACCCCGGCGACAACAAGCTCGACCACCTCGTGGAAGACCCCGCCTACAGCCGCAGCGGCGTCTTCCGCGCCACCCGCCGCCCCGACGGCAACTGGGACACCGGCCTGCTCACCACCGAGGGCAGCGACGAGGGTTTCATGGTGCGCACCGGCGACGTACTGGAGGCGCGGGTGCGGCTCCCCGTGGAACTGGGGGCCTGGCCCGCGATCTGGACCTGGCGGGACGGCGGCCAGGAGATCGACGTCTTCGAGTACCACCCGGACAACCCCGACCTGCTCGAACTCTCCAACCACGTCCGCGAGGCGCACCGCTACCATCGCGACCCCTCGGTCCGGCCCGGCGCCTGGGTCGACCTGCGCGTGGAGTTCGGGCGCAACTCGGTCGTCTGGCGGGTCAACGGCGCCCGCGTCTTCTCCGACCGCCGGGGCGTGGGCCGCGGCTGGCGCGCGTACCTCATCGTCAACCTGTCGGTGTGCGCGGGCAATTACCACCCGGCGCCGGAGCCGGAGGTCAGCGAGATGTCCTACGAGGTCTCCGAGCTGCACGTGTACCGGGACGCTTCGTAG
- a CDS encoding phosphoribosylanthranilate isomerase has translation MSESSGAGGPFVKICGLRTGRDVEVAVEAGADAVGFVFAAGSPRTVDAATVRGLVGRVPAGVLTVGVFRGQSVAEVRRLTLESGVRSVQLHGDEGPEYYEELRAQGRTLIRATATAVAAAGEYGEDLLLLDAPDPGSGKPWNWGSEEFTAPRGRWLLAGGLDPANVRAALEATGAWGVDVSSGVERERGVKSPELIRAFLAAARDTRS, from the coding sequence ATGAGCGAGAGCAGCGGAGCCGGCGGGCCCTTCGTGAAGATCTGCGGGCTGCGGACCGGGCGGGACGTCGAGGTGGCCGTGGAGGCCGGGGCGGATGCCGTGGGGTTCGTCTTCGCCGCCGGGAGTCCGCGGACCGTCGACGCCGCCACCGTGCGGGGGCTCGTCGGGCGGGTGCCGGCGGGGGTGCTCACGGTCGGGGTGTTCCGCGGGCAGTCCGTGGCGGAAGTGCGGCGGCTGACGCTGGAGAGCGGGGTGCGCTCCGTGCAGCTCCACGGCGACGAGGGGCCCGAGTACTACGAGGAACTGCGCGCGCAGGGGCGGACGCTGATCCGCGCCACCGCCACCGCCGTCGCGGCCGCCGGGGAGTACGGCGAGGACCTGCTGCTGCTCGACGCCCCCGACCCCGGCTCCGGCAAGCCGTGGAACTGGGGCTCCGAGGAGTTCACCGCGCCGCGCGGCCGCTGGCTGCTGGCCGGGGGCCTCGACCCCGCCAACGTCCGGGCGGCCCTGGAGGCCACCGGCGCCTGGGGCGTGGACGTCTCCAGCGGAGTGGAGCGGGAGCGCGGAGTGAAGTCACCGGAGCTCATCCGCGCCTTCCTCGCGGCAGCACGCGACACCCGTAGCTGA
- the groL gene encoding chaperonin GroEL (60 kDa chaperone family; promotes refolding of misfolded polypeptides especially under stressful conditions; forms two stacked rings of heptamers to form a barrel-shaped 14mer; ends can be capped by GroES; misfolded proteins enter the barrel where they are refolded when GroES binds) has protein sequence MAKIISFNEEARRGLERGMNQLADAVKVTLGPKGRNVVLEKKWGAPTITNDGVSIAKEIELEDPYEKIGAELVKEVAKKTDDVAGDGTTTATVLAQALVREGLRNVAAGANPMALKRGIEKAVEAVSAALLAQAKDVETKEQIASTASISAADTQIGELIAEAMDKVGKEGVITVEESQTFGLELELTEGMRFDKGYISAYFATDMERMEASLDDPYILIVNSKIGSVKDLLPLLEKVMQSGKPLLIIAEDVEGEALSTLVVNKIRGTFKSVAVKAPGFGDRRKAMLGDIAILTGGTVISEEVGLKLENAGLDLLGRARKVVITKDETTIVDGAGDSDQVQGRVNQIRAEIENSDSDYDREKLQERLAKLAGGVAVIKAGAATEVELKERKHRIEDAVRNAKAAVEEGIVAGGGVALLQASSVFEKLELTGDEATGANAVKLALEAPLKQIAVNGGLEGGVVVEKVRNLPIGHGLNAATGEYVDMIAEGIIDPAKVTRSALQNAASIAALFLTTEAVIADKPEKAGAGAPGGMPGGDMDF, from the coding sequence ATGGCCAAGATCATTTCGTTCAACGAGGAGGCCCGGCGCGGTCTCGAGCGTGGCATGAACCAGCTCGCCGACGCCGTCAAGGTCACCCTTGGCCCCAAGGGTCGCAACGTCGTCCTTGAGAAGAAGTGGGGCGCCCCCACGATCACCAACGATGGTGTGTCCATCGCCAAGGAGATCGAGCTCGAGGACCCGTACGAGAAGATCGGCGCCGAGCTGGTCAAGGAAGTCGCCAAGAAGACGGACGACGTCGCGGGCGACGGTACGACCACCGCCACCGTGCTGGCCCAGGCGCTCGTCCGCGAGGGTCTGCGCAACGTGGCCGCCGGCGCCAACCCGATGGCCCTCAAGCGTGGTATCGAGAAGGCCGTCGAGGCCGTCTCCGCCGCCCTGCTCGCGCAGGCCAAGGATGTCGAGACCAAGGAGCAGATCGCTTCGACGGCCTCCATCTCCGCCGCCGACACCCAGATCGGCGAGCTCATCGCCGAGGCCATGGACAAGGTCGGCAAGGAAGGCGTCATCACCGTCGAGGAGTCCCAGACCTTCGGTCTGGAGCTCGAGCTCACCGAGGGCATGCGCTTCGACAAGGGCTACATCTCGGCGTACTTCGCCACCGACATGGAGCGTATGGAGGCGTCGCTCGACGACCCGTACATCCTGATCGTCAACTCCAAGATCGGCTCGGTCAAGGACCTGCTGCCGCTCCTGGAGAAGGTCATGCAGTCCGGCAAGCCGCTGCTGATCATCGCCGAGGACGTCGAGGGCGAGGCCCTGTCGACCCTGGTCGTCAACAAGATCCGCGGCACCTTCAAGTCCGTCGCCGTCAAGGCCCCGGGCTTCGGCGACCGCCGCAAGGCCATGCTCGGTGACATCGCCATCCTCACGGGCGGCACCGTCATCTCCGAGGAGGTCGGCCTCAAGCTGGAGAACGCCGGTCTCGACCTGCTCGGCCGCGCCCGCAAGGTCGTCATCACCAAGGACGAGACGACCATCGTCGACGGCGCCGGTGACAGCGACCAGGTCCAGGGCCGCGTCAACCAGATCCGCGCCGAGATCGAGAACTCCGACTCGGACTACGACCGCGAGAAGCTCCAGGAGCGCCTCGCGAAGCTGGCCGGCGGCGTGGCCGTCATCAAGGCCGGTGCCGCGACCGAGGTCGAGCTCAAGGAGCGCAAGCACCGCATCGAGGACGCCGTTCGCAACGCGAAGGCGGCCGTCGAAGAGGGCATCGTCGCCGGTGGTGGCGTGGCCCTGCTCCAGGCCTCCTCGGTCTTCGAGAAGCTGGAGCTCACCGGTGACGAGGCGACCGGCGCCAACGCCGTGAAGCTCGCGCTGGAGGCCCCGCTCAAGCAGATCGCCGTCAACGGTGGTCTCGAGGGTGGCGTCGTCGTCGAGAAGGTGCGCAACCTCCCGATCGGCCACGGCCTGAACGCCGCGACCGGCGAGTACGTCGACATGATCGCCGAGGGCATCATCGACCCGGCGAAGGTCACGCGCTCCGCGCTGCAGAACGCCGCGTCGATCGCCGCGCTGTTCCTGACCACCGAGGCCGTCATCGCCGACAAGCCCGAGAAGGCCGGCGCCGGTGCGCCGGGCGGCATGCCGGGCGGCGACATGGACTTCTGA
- a CDS encoding cold-shock protein has product MAQGTVKWFNAEKGYGFIAVDGGADVFVHYSAIQMDGYRTLEEGQRVEFEISQGQKGPQADMVKLALG; this is encoded by the coding sequence ATGGCTCAGGGCACCGTCAAGTGGTTCAACGCGGAGAAGGGCTACGGCTTCATCGCGGTCGACGGTGGTGCGGATGTGTTCGTCCACTACAGCGCCATCCAGATGGACGGGTACCGCACCCTTGAAGAGGGTCAGCGGGTCGAGTTCGAGATCTCGCAGGGCCAGAAGGGTCCTCAGGCGGACATGGTCAAGCTCGCACTCGGCTAA